A genomic segment from Gossypium hirsutum isolate 1008001.06 unplaced genomic scaffold, Gossypium_hirsutum_v2.1 scaffold_306, whole genome shotgun sequence encodes:
- the LOC121226554 gene encoding peroxisome biogenesis protein 5, whose product MNPYVGHQNPLKECQELFRKGLLSEAVLALEAEVMKNPENAEDWRLLGITHAENDDDQQAIAAMMHAQEADPTNLEVLLALGVSHTNELEQTTALKYLYGWLRHHPKYGTLAPLELANSLYYADALDLKPNYVRAWANMGISYANQVGEQSSTCKIVVNGLRAGWKTEEPNLVNFLKQLYLTNPLILTFSDDYSEDIPNEDEDHLEDDAERNNENRSS is encoded by the exons ATGAATCCATATGTTGGTCATCAAAATCCTTTAAAAGAATGTCAAGAGCTATTCAGGAAAGGACTTTTGAGTGAAGCAGTGCTTGCCCTAGAGGCTGAAGTTATGAAAAATCCTGAGAATGCTGAAGATTGGAGATTGCTAGGAATAACCCATGCTGAAAATGATGATGACCAGCAG GCTATTGCAGCAATGATGCATGCTCAGGAGGCCGATCCTACCAATCTGGAAGTACTTCTTGCTCTTGGTGTGAGTCATACAAATG AATTGGAACAGACTACTGCTTTAAAGTATCTGTATGGATGGTTACGTCATCACCCAAAGTATGGTACTCTTGCGCCGCTGGAGCTTGCTAATTCTTTGTATTATGCTGAT GCACTAGATTTGAAGCCAAACTATGTACGTGCTTGGGCAAACATGGGTATCAGTTACGCCAACCAG GTAGGAGAACAAAGCTCGACATGCAAGATTGTCGTCAATGGGTTAAGAGCAGGATGGAAGACAGAGGAGCCAAACCTTGTGAATTTTCTCAAACAGCTCTACCTCACAAACCCTTTGATTCTTACTTTTTCTG ATGATTACAGCGAAGACATTCCCAATGAAGATGAGGATCATCTAGAAGATGATGCAGAACGGAATAATGAAAATCGGTCCTCATGA